The Lacrimispora xylanolytica genome has a segment encoding these proteins:
- a CDS encoding sensor histidine kinase: protein MAIKKIFTAISRIKVQKQLSIIFFIAIFIPVISIGNYLVYNTRSLLFRHYEDQSRSDNLRVKSLLLDLTSNIYIKAESLSSDKELIQLLSTVYPSPDEAVRAMENYKGFETLLSQDMSIQQISIYTQNNSLPESKYIHPISSDLKKENWFEQAYTTVTPFWTAEAVTDNFGNHSHILCLHTRIFLPQIHSFAILNLSVSNNHMKNRIENSSLNTVLWLNEGEIFYSSKKQTMGQSLKAYAAGPNGSYLGRINLPEQKVIGCVSTLSTTYSNDLFYLASLNENGYPYMNKITCLYLGILILILLITSAFIYTYSRYFSRRIITLRETMHNASQGNYNIIDTFHGKDEISEAFADLNVMIHDILQKEASVYEAQIRTQQLTNQQQQMEFKMLSSQINPHFLYNTLETIRMRSLKAGNLDVANAVKLLGKSMRYVLENTTGSFITLAKELDYIDTYLSIQKLRFHDSINYSLKTSPQIDLNEYEIMPLLLQPIVENGVLHGLKEMEQGGTIMIHIIKKEEKLHIKIFDNGCGMTQEEIDGINPSIYKLQRESAKRIGLYNIYQRIQLYYGKDFGFQIKSKKHWGTLVTLILPAQEYSRGMGE, encoded by the coding sequence ATGGCAATCAAAAAAATATTTACAGCAATATCAAGAATTAAGGTACAAAAACAGCTTTCCATCATCTTTTTTATTGCTATTTTTATTCCTGTTATTTCTATCGGTAATTATCTTGTATACAATACACGCTCTTTACTGTTTCGCCATTATGAAGATCAGTCCCGCTCCGATAATCTTCGTGTCAAGTCTCTACTCCTTGATTTAACCTCAAATATATATATAAAAGCGGAGTCATTATCTTCCGATAAAGAATTAATCCAGCTTTTAAGCACCGTTTATCCCTCACCGGATGAAGCTGTCAGGGCAATGGAAAATTATAAGGGCTTTGAGACGCTTTTATCACAGGATATGTCAATCCAGCAGATTTCAATCTATACTCAAAACAACTCTCTGCCAGAAAGCAAATATATTCACCCAATTTCTTCTGACTTAAAAAAAGAAAACTGGTTTGAACAGGCTTATACGACCGTTACTCCTTTTTGGACCGCAGAAGCTGTCACAGATAACTTTGGCAATCACTCTCACATCTTATGTCTCCACACCAGAATCTTTCTCCCTCAGATACATAGTTTCGCAATCCTGAATTTATCTGTGAGCAACAATCATATGAAAAATCGAATTGAAAACAGCTCACTGAACACCGTTCTGTGGTTAAATGAGGGAGAAATATTTTATAGCAGCAAGAAACAGACCATGGGGCAATCTCTAAAAGCATATGCTGCCGGCCCCAATGGGTCCTATCTTGGCAGAATCAATCTACCGGAACAAAAAGTGATCGGCTGCGTATCTACCCTTTCTACTACATACTCCAATGACTTATTCTATCTGGCGTCACTAAATGAGAATGGCTACCCATATATGAACAAGATAACTTGTCTTTATCTTGGAATTCTTATACTGATTCTCTTAATCACCAGTGCATTCATCTACACATACTCCCGATATTTCAGCCGCCGGATTATTACACTTCGGGAGACCATGCACAATGCAAGTCAGGGGAACTATAACATTATTGACACCTTCCACGGAAAAGATGAAATTTCTGAGGCATTTGCAGACTTAAATGTCATGATACACGATATTCTTCAGAAAGAGGCCTCTGTATATGAAGCCCAGATTCGGACGCAGCAACTGACCAACCAGCAGCAGCAAATGGAATTTAAGATGCTCTCCAGTCAGATCAATCCCCATTTTCTCTATAACACCCTGGAGACCATTCGTATGCGGTCACTAAAAGCCGGTAATTTAGATGTGGCAAATGCGGTAAAGCTCCTTGGAAAATCCATGCGCTATGTACTGGAAAACACCACCGGCTCCTTCATCACTCTGGCAAAAGAGCTGGATTATATTGATACCTATTTATCAATCCAAAAACTGCGTTTTCATGACAGCATCAATTATTCCTTAAAGACATCACCGCAGATAGATTTAAATGAATATGAGATCATGCCTCTTCTCTTACAGCCGATTGTGGAAAATGGAGTTCTTCATGGACTGAAGGAAATGGAGCAAGGCGGAACTATCATGATTCACATTATAAAAAAAGAAGAGAAGCTACATATCAAAATTTTTGACAATGGATGTGGTATGACGCAGGAAGAGATTGACGGGATAAACCCAAGTATTTATAAGCTCCAACGGGAATCAGCAAAAAGGATCGGACTATATAATATCTATCAACGAATTCAATTATATTATGGCAAAGATTTTGGGTTTCAGATAAAAAGCAAGAAGCATTGGGGGACCTTGGTAACGTTGATTTTACCAGCACAGGAATATAGTAGGGGGATGGGAGAATGA
- a CDS encoding glycoside hydrolase family 3 protein gives METQIKKTAEELLQKLTLDEKIGMIHGAQLFQTAGVPRLGIPPLKMSDGPMGVRQEFEPDRWNAIGHSDDYVTYLPCNSALAATWNRTLAYDMGSVLGEEARGRGKDVILGPGVNIKRSPLCGRNFEYFSEDPYLTKEMAVPYIQGVQLWDVAACVKHFAANNQETGRLWVDVEIDEQVLRDIYLPAFYEAVTKGGVYTIMGAYNKLYGEHCCQSNFLLHKILREEWGYDGVVISDWGGVHDTNKAALSQLDIEMSVTYDFDDYFLADPLKKKIQAGEVREAAIDEKVLRILLLMMRLHMLDGERKSGAYNTPGHRNKALEVARESVILLKNDKNQLPLKKEELKSVLLVGENAECLHAGGGGSAEIKALYEISPLMGLKTHLGGNVTVGYAQGYCREEKMEEGQVNWQETSLEDGGAPAKLSVTQNDKLEMKRKELRLEAVRLSKEYETVIFIGGLNHDLDCEGLDREDMKLPYEQDTLIQELLAAKPDTIVIIIGGSPVEMETWIHQAHTTLWGWYGGMEGGNALAEVLLGEVNPSGKLPETFYKSHKDCSAYALGELVGDKKVVYKEGKYVGYRYLDQYLIEPQFCFGHGLSYTSFEYSNLEIDRRNNSVLCSVKNSGHVAGGEIIQVYKRSEKNEDSLYKELIAFEKVFLKRGEERQVALHIQEEMEEDYKILVGSSSRDIRLTGNVHTF, from the coding sequence ATGGAAACACAGATCAAAAAGACGGCGGAGGAACTACTACAGAAGCTGACTCTTGATGAAAAGATCGGTATGATACATGGGGCACAGCTTTTTCAGACGGCAGGGGTACCACGCCTTGGAATCCCGCCCCTTAAGATGTCAGACGGACCAATGGGAGTACGTCAGGAATTTGAGCCGGACCGCTGGAATGCCATTGGTCATTCCGATGATTATGTGACTTATCTGCCGTGTAATAGCGCATTGGCTGCAACCTGGAACCGGACACTGGCTTATGATATGGGCAGTGTCCTTGGTGAAGAAGCCAGAGGTCGTGGAAAAGATGTGATTCTGGGTCCTGGGGTTAATATAAAAAGAAGTCCACTGTGCGGAAGAAATTTCGAATATTTCAGCGAAGATCCCTATCTGACCAAAGAAATGGCAGTGCCCTATATTCAGGGAGTTCAGCTTTGGGATGTGGCAGCATGTGTGAAGCATTTTGCAGCCAACAATCAGGAAACGGGACGTTTATGGGTGGATGTAGAAATCGATGAGCAGGTGCTAAGGGACATTTATTTGCCTGCCTTTTACGAAGCAGTAACGAAAGGCGGCGTTTATACGATTATGGGGGCTTATAACAAATTATATGGGGAGCACTGCTGCCAGAGTAATTTTCTTCTTCATAAGATTCTCCGTGAAGAATGGGGATATGATGGTGTAGTAATCTCTGATTGGGGTGGGGTTCATGATACCAATAAGGCTGCATTGTCCCAATTGGATATAGAAATGTCTGTCACCTATGATTTTGATGATTATTTTCTGGCTGATCCACTGAAAAAGAAGATTCAGGCGGGAGAGGTCAGGGAAGCGGCTATTGATGAGAAAGTGCTTCGCATTCTTTTACTGATGATGCGCCTTCATATGCTGGACGGAGAACGGAAATCAGGAGCCTACAATACTCCGGGACATCGTAATAAAGCCCTGGAAGTGGCAAGGGAGTCCGTGATTCTGTTAAAGAATGATAAGAATCAGCTTCCGCTTAAAAAAGAAGAATTAAAAAGCGTACTGCTGGTGGGAGAGAATGCAGAATGCTTACATGCTGGCGGAGGTGGAAGTGCAGAAATCAAGGCACTATATGAAATCTCTCCTCTGATGGGACTGAAAACTCATTTAGGAGGAAATGTTACCGTGGGCTATGCCCAGGGATACTGCCGGGAAGAAAAGATGGAAGAAGGTCAGGTGAACTGGCAGGAAACCAGTCTGGAAGATGGCGGCGCCCCTGCGAAATTGTCTGTTACCCAAAATGATAAACTGGAAATGAAAAGAAAGGAGCTTCGCCTGGAGGCAGTTCGGCTGTCAAAAGAGTATGAGACGGTAATCTTTATCGGTGGATTAAATCATGACCTTGATTGCGAAGGATTGGACCGGGAGGATATGAAGCTTCCCTATGAGCAGGATACCCTGATTCAGGAACTGCTGGCAGCAAAGCCGGATACGATTGTAATCATAATTGGCGGAAGTCCGGTGGAGATGGAGACCTGGATTCATCAGGCTCACACGACTTTATGGGGCTGGTATGGTGGTATGGAAGGAGGGAATGCACTGGCGGAAGTACTCCTTGGAGAAGTGAATCCTTCTGGAAAACTGCCGGAAACATTTTATAAATCCCACAAAGACTGTTCCGCATATGCCCTTGGTGAGCTGGTCGGAGATAAAAAAGTCGTTTATAAGGAAGGAAAATATGTAGGATACCGTTATCTTGATCAATATTTAATAGAACCCCAGTTTTGCTTTGGCCATGGGCTTTCCTATACCAGCTTTGAATATAGTAATCTGGAAATTGACAGAAGAAACAATTCAGTCTTATGTTCTGTTAAGAACTCCGGACATGTGGCAGGTGGAGAAATCATACAGGTATATAAGCGCAGTGAGAAGAATGAGGATTCCCTCTATAAGGAACTGATTGCATTTGAAAAGGTGTTTTTAAAGAGGGGAGAGGAGAGGCAGGTTGCACTCCATATTCAGGAGGAAATGGAAGAAGATTATAAGATCCTGGTAGGAAGTTCATCAAGAGATATCCGTCTTACAGGAAACGTTCATACGTTTTAA
- a CDS encoding response regulator — translation MKLFISDDEIDVREGIRYLLNWSELGFHICGEGKNGLDTLEQITRLMPDVVLLDIRMPKLSGLEVIKKAREQGFIGKFILLSGYSDFSYAQEAIRYGVTCYLTKPIDEEELQKAVLEAKESILNEQIMQKKLLQYRDKARDSILHDILFNKTNDSFLDYHDMMLESYVYQVVLYANYNQDSYQATWDFAEILRLANKNHNSLEYLKQDHLNVIILKGNFALNRFQELMEHYISQPQKGSPLDSLFLTYGRPVYLAEHIHSSFEDAQLLMKRRFFCHFNQHVLGYMDLPKEFPTINANAFMENTYPEQMGNYIQSANRQMLQEVLEKLKKDLYYADLEVPIVKHTLADIMIQVKSILTHTYGGMEIPFPNNAAIISTIEEKYYLYEILDFFTLQFEMCMNAIGSPTRESVMDGILHYIQYNYQENLKLGTIAELFGYNSSYLGKVFHKTTGKSFNAYLDEVRIENSKKLLLNEENKVYEIALLAGYTDVNYFHKKFKKYVGISPAEFRRGLSKEG, via the coding sequence ATGAAGCTGTTTATATCCGATGATGAAATTGATGTAAGGGAAGGAATAAGGTATTTGCTTAACTGGTCGGAACTGGGCTTTCATATCTGCGGTGAGGGAAAGAACGGACTGGATACCTTAGAGCAGATTACAAGGCTTATGCCAGACGTTGTCCTGCTGGATATCCGCATGCCCAAGCTTTCCGGCCTGGAGGTCATAAAAAAAGCAAGAGAACAGGGATTTATAGGAAAATTTATTTTGTTAAGCGGTTATTCTGATTTTTCCTACGCCCAGGAAGCCATCCGATACGGAGTGACCTGCTACCTTACTAAGCCCATTGATGAGGAGGAGCTTCAAAAAGCCGTTCTGGAAGCAAAGGAATCCATACTAAATGAACAGATTATGCAGAAAAAGCTGTTGCAATACCGAGACAAGGCCAGAGATTCTATTTTACATGACATCCTTTTTAATAAAACCAATGATTCATTTCTGGATTATCACGATATGATGCTGGAGTCTTATGTTTATCAGGTTGTCTTATATGCAAATTACAATCAGGATTCGTACCAGGCCACATGGGATTTTGCAGAAATTCTACGGCTTGCAAATAAAAATCACAACTCTCTGGAATATTTGAAACAGGACCATCTGAATGTGATTATATTAAAAGGAAATTTTGCACTGAACCGGTTTCAGGAGCTGATGGAGCATTATATCAGCCAGCCACAAAAAGGGTCTCCTTTGGATTCCCTTTTCCTTACCTATGGAAGACCCGTTTACTTAGCAGAGCACATTCATAGCTCCTTCGAGGACGCACAACTTCTTATGAAGCGCAGATTTTTTTGCCATTTTAATCAGCATGTCCTGGGCTATATGGATTTACCCAAGGAGTTTCCCACGATAAATGCCAATGCTTTTATGGAGAACACCTACCCGGAGCAGATGGGAAACTACATTCAATCCGCTAACCGCCAAATGCTTCAAGAAGTTTTAGAGAAACTAAAAAAGGACCTCTATTATGCAGACCTTGAGGTTCCCATCGTGAAGCATACCCTGGCAGATATCATGATTCAGGTAAAATCCATCCTCACCCATACTTATGGGGGAATGGAGATACCATTTCCAAACAATGCTGCTATTATCAGTACCATAGAAGAAAAATACTATCTATATGAAATACTGGATTTTTTTACCCTCCAGTTTGAAATGTGCATGAACGCCATCGGCTCACCCACCCGCGAAAGCGTCATGGATGGAATCCTCCATTATATCCAGTACAATTATCAGGAGAATTTAAAGCTGGGAACCATTGCAGAGCTGTTCGGATACAACAGTTCCTATTTGGGAAAAGTGTTTCATAAAACTACCGGGAAGAGCTTTAATGCTTACCTCGATGAAGTCCGCATCGAAAACTCCAAGAAGCTTCTTTTAAATGAGGAAAACAAGGTTTATGAAATCGCTCTCCTTGCAGGTTATACAGACGTTAATTATTTTCATAAGAAATTCAAGAAATATGTAGGGATAAGTCCTGCCGAATTTCGCAGGGGCTTATCCAAAGAGGGATAA
- a CDS encoding Crp/Fnr family transcriptional regulator: MQQYLPILKKSHLFQGVTEEEIQSMLSCLSARIKHYKKDEFIIHSGDYIRSIGMVVSGAALIIQEDFWGKRTIISEALPGSLFAETYACISSVPIEMSVICDTECDVIFMDFNRIMNVCSSACAFHTRLVQNFISAIAKKNLLLTKKMQHMSKKTIREKLLSYLSAESIKSNSSTFYIPFNRQQLADYLSIDRSALSSELSKLQTEGILTYNKNQFTLSTFSD, translated from the coding sequence ATGCAGCAATATCTGCCTATTTTAAAAAAATCACACTTGTTTCAGGGCGTCACAGAAGAAGAAATCCAGTCCATGCTAAGCTGCTTATCCGCCCGTATAAAACATTATAAAAAGGATGAATTCATCATACACAGCGGTGATTACATCCGCTCCATCGGAATGGTGGTTTCCGGAGCTGCACTGATTATTCAGGAGGACTTTTGGGGAAAGCGGACCATTATTTCCGAAGCACTTCCCGGCAGCCTGTTTGCGGAGACTTATGCCTGTATCTCCTCGGTTCCCATTGAGATGAGTGTCATCTGCGATACGGAATGCGACGTGATCTTTATGGATTTTAACCGCATTATGAACGTTTGCAGCTCTGCCTGCGCCTTCCATACAAGGCTTGTCCAGAATTTTATTTCTGCCATCGCAAAAAAGAATCTGCTTCTTACAAAGAAGATGCAGCACATGTCAAAAAAGACCATACGGGAAAAACTGCTTTCCTATTTATCAGCTGAATCCATCAAGAGCAATTCCTCCACGTTTTATATTCCATTTAACAGACAGCAGCTTGCAGATTACCTTTCCATCGACCGAAGCGCCCTGTCCAGTGAGCTTAGTAAGCTTCAGACCGAAGGAATTCTTACTTATAATAAAAACCAATTTACATTAAGCACATTTTCTGACTAA